The following coding sequences lie in one Mucilaginibacter sp. KACC 22773 genomic window:
- the tilS gene encoding tRNA lysidine(34) synthetase TilS translates to MLPVARFVNFIEQNALFAPGNKVLAAVSGGTDSVLMSHLLKAAGINFGIAHCNFQLRGDEAMRDQEFCQSLALKLRVPFHTINFDTTAYAAANKISIQMAARDLRYQWFDTLSRQHGYQSIALAHHQNDTIETILLNLTRGTGIAGLHGILPKNGMLARPLLFLTRDEINKTVSDDKLDFVEDSSNASAKYARNKIRLEVIPRLKELNPSLEKTFENNLKHFRDLELLLENQVAVLKKTIVHEGAGETFLPVADVKKLNPARLLLFKLLQEYGFNETTVDDVLSVLDKHPGRVFESAGYLLVLDRDRLIIKQKKAGGPEEVIIDINDHEAHFGAYKLNLLHDDSPLIVKDNAMAASVDAGLLVYPLTIRNWHQGDYFFPMGMKGRKKLSDYFINQKLSLHQKQDIPLLVNGNGDIIWVGGYRLDERYKVNNNTKKVTIFELYKLS, encoded by the coding sequence ATGCTTCCAGTTGCCCGGTTTGTTAATTTTATTGAACAAAATGCCCTGTTTGCGCCCGGCAATAAGGTTTTGGCTGCTGTAAGCGGTGGCACCGATTCTGTTTTAATGAGCCACCTGTTAAAGGCTGCCGGCATAAATTTCGGCATAGCCCATTGTAATTTCCAGTTACGGGGCGATGAAGCCATGCGCGACCAGGAGTTTTGCCAAAGCCTGGCACTAAAATTAAGGGTACCATTTCATACCATCAATTTTGATACCACGGCCTATGCCGCCGCCAACAAAATATCTATCCAGATGGCCGCCCGCGATTTACGTTACCAATGGTTTGATACCTTAAGCCGGCAGCATGGTTACCAGTCCATTGCGTTGGCACATCACCAAAACGATACTATCGAAACTATATTGTTAAACCTTACCCGCGGCACCGGCATTGCCGGCTTGCATGGTATACTGCCCAAAAACGGCATGCTGGCACGCCCGCTGTTGTTTTTAACCCGCGATGAAATAAATAAAACAGTAAGCGATGATAAACTTGATTTTGTTGAAGACAGTTCAAACGCATCGGCAAAATATGCGCGTAATAAAATCAGGCTCGAGGTAATACCACGGTTAAAAGAACTTAACCCATCGCTCGAAAAGACGTTTGAAAATAACCTGAAACATTTTCGCGACCTGGAACTGCTATTGGAAAACCAGGTGGCCGTGTTAAAGAAAACCATTGTACACGAGGGCGCCGGTGAAACCTTTTTGCCCGTTGCCGACGTTAAAAAATTAAATCCTGCCCGCCTGCTATTGTTTAAGTTATTACAGGAATACGGATTTAATGAAACTACCGTTGATGATGTGCTGTCGGTTTTGGATAAACATCCCGGCCGGGTGTTTGAATCGGCCGGGTATTTACTGGTGCTTGATCGCGATAGGCTGATTATCAAACAAAAAAAAGCAGGCGGGCCGGAGGAGGTAATCATCGACATAAACGATCATGAAGCCCATTTTGGCGCGTACAAGCTGAATTTATTGCATGACGACAGCCCGCTGATTGTGAAGGATAATGCCATGGCTGCATCGGTTGATGCTGGCTTGCTGGTGTATCCGCTTACGATACGTAACTGGCACCAGGGAGATTACTTTTTTCCGATGGGGATGAAAGGCCGTAAAAAGCTGAGCGATTATTTCATTAACCAGAAATTATCGCTGCATCAAAAACAGGATATACCCCTATTGGTGAACGGCAATGGCGACATTATTTGGGTGGGCGGATACCGCTTAGATGAAAGGTATAAAGTGAACAATAACACTAAAAAAGTTACTATCTTCGAATTGTACAAACTATCATGA
- a CDS encoding ArsR/SmtB family transcription factor, protein MGLTKTEIFTDEQNKLAVMLKAMAHPARIAILQQIIKTNACICGDLADELGLAQPTISQHLKELKTAGLIQGTIEGVSVCYCINPVVWDMLSKELSGFFAAYEAPKCC, encoded by the coding sequence ATGGGCTTAACAAAAACCGAAATATTTACTGATGAGCAAAACAAGCTGGCTGTTATGTTAAAGGCAATGGCGCATCCGGCACGTATAGCTATTTTACAGCAAATCATCAAAACGAATGCCTGTATCTGCGGCGACCTGGCCGACGAGTTGGGCCTGGCCCAGCCTACCATTTCGCAGCATTTAAAGGAATTAAAAACGGCTGGGTTGATACAAGGTACTATTGAAGGTGTTAGCGTTTGCTATTGCATTAATCCTGTAGTGTGGGATATGCTGAGCAAGGAACTAAGCGGCTTTTTTGCAGCTTACGAAGCGCCGAAGTGCTGTTAA
- the arsN2 gene encoding arsenic resistance N-acetyltransferase ArsN2, translating into MQIEKAETYRAKVIALLAAEKLPTDDLPQTLENFVIALQDEDVIGVAGLEIYDSYCLLRSVAVSAAYRGKGIASRLLDKIEKLAAARQLREIYLLTETAPEYFSKKEYQKITRAQVPAEVQQSTEFSHVCPQSAIVMKKTLKTA; encoded by the coding sequence ATGCAAATAGAAAAAGCAGAAACCTACAGGGCAAAAGTAATTGCCTTGCTGGCAGCTGAAAAACTCCCTACGGATGATTTGCCGCAAACCCTCGAAAATTTTGTAATTGCTTTACAGGATGAAGATGTAATAGGTGTAGCGGGTCTCGAAATTTATGACAGCTATTGTTTGCTCCGTTCTGTAGCTGTATCGGCTGCTTATCGCGGCAAGGGTATAGCAAGCCGGCTGCTTGATAAAATAGAAAAGCTTGCTGCCGCCAGGCAGCTTCGGGAAATTTATTTGCTTACAGAAACAGCCCCGGAATATTTCAGTAAAAAAGAATATCAAAAGATCACCCGGGCCCAGGTTCCGGCCGAGGTTCAGCAATCAACGGAGTTTAGCCATGTTTGTCCGCAATCGGCCATAGTAATGAAGAAAACACTAAAAACAGCATGA
- a CDS encoding DUF6428 family protein, whose product MNKTEAITWKTFKDTLEQHPGLTLQFQYAENQWVDAAYHITEIKQAPITSVDCGGVMNSWTEIIVQLWEPEGRQQDRAMIVGKALSIITLVEKALPLNPDGTVKIEFGNSEFDTRQMLPKEILIDGDNLVVDLRPDAVQCKAIERGGGCGTNDKGEECCEPVVTVKPKIQLKNLVADAAACCTPGSGCC is encoded by the coding sequence ATGAACAAGACAGAAGCTATAACCTGGAAAACATTCAAAGACACATTGGAACAACACCCTGGTTTAACGTTGCAGTTTCAATATGCAGAAAACCAATGGGTAGATGCTGCCTACCATATTACCGAAATAAAACAAGCGCCCATTACATCAGTAGATTGTGGCGGCGTAATGAATTCCTGGACGGAAATTATTGTACAACTATGGGAACCCGAAGGCAGGCAACAGGACAGGGCCATGATAGTTGGCAAAGCACTATCAATTATTACCCTTGTTGAAAAGGCGCTGCCTTTAAATCCCGACGGAACGGTGAAAATTGAATTTGGCAATTCGGAATTTGATACCCGCCAAATGCTGCCAAAAGAAATATTGATAGATGGCGATAACCTGGTTGTTGACTTAAGGCCCGATGCGGTGCAATGCAAAGCGATAGAAAGAGGCGGCGGTTGCGGCACCAACGATAAAGGCGAAGAGTGCTGCGAGCCTGTTGTTACAGTAAAGCCAAAAATTCAATTAAAAAACCTTGTTGCTGACGCTGCAGCATGCTGTACACCAGGCTCCGGCTGTTGCTAA
- a CDS encoding OstA-like protein, whose protein sequence is MRKYVLSFLLLMMAATVMGQKKSIVNLIQSESSTFTKINGRDVIRVYKGVFKQDYSILKSDSAYFYPQDNAFDAFNNVNINQGDTLNIFSDKLNYNGNTKLAILTNNVKMVDKDATLTTNYLTYNTATRIGTYTNGGKLINKDNVLTSKNGYYFALSRDSYFRYDVVLTTVDAIIKTDTMKYNTGTRTAFFYGPTNIYGKKDKDTLYTENGLYNTVTEQAFFGKKNHYKQGTKSLKGDSLFYDKLKGYGRAVKNITFTDREQKITMKGDLATYFKADERTIVTQNAYMVLVTEQKDTTKTDSVPPPAPVAKNKGKAMKAPPNTMKITNMENLASNIKPNGLVSKKDSARLDSVVRKMAVPNKTVTPDQIKNVSDLVNMAGQIKPNLTKKDSAKADSVIKKASAQVKNVNPGDAKKQLNNLAQVAAAIKPGSKAVKGLPLPKDTAKAGKVKVDSVFMTADTLETQILTYKDMKIYQEKQRLAYSYVRDTSAAARKQIIENKKNDKKLVARRLSIPRDTTYRHSDFFGHPKIKVDSAQIKKDKLSAIRKARQDSVRREELKRDPVFAQREINLKDTARVRMVIAHHHAKLFKSDLQGKADSIFYSNADSTIRCYVQPMFWTQGSQLSGDTIYVQMRNKKMDNMELFPSAFVVNLEKDDSLHFNQMGGKKMRGFFKNDKLDRLYTVGNAESIYFKRDSATNTVEGIERSLSSRMVVSFKNSKVANIRLLTKPENKYLPLKKVVDDDKILKGFIWKPKDRPVSKESIIQSHRKTPAKAAGNKANVKSKPANVKGPVPLKGAPLDSLKKQLTTGKDSLLKTDTSRAKGIKAGKDSIKTPAVAKPATPVKDIKDTVKTPAAN, encoded by the coding sequence GTGAGAAAATACGTTTTAAGCTTTTTGTTATTGATGATGGCGGCTACCGTTATGGGCCAAAAAAAATCAATTGTAAACCTGATACAATCAGAAAGCAGCACGTTTACAAAAATAAACGGGCGCGATGTTATCCGGGTTTATAAAGGAGTTTTTAAACAAGATTACTCTATCTTAAAATCAGATAGCGCCTATTTTTACCCGCAGGATAACGCCTTTGACGCCTTTAATAATGTTAACATAAACCAGGGCGATACACTCAACATATTTTCAGATAAGTTAAATTATAATGGTAACACCAAACTGGCCATCCTAACCAATAATGTTAAAATGGTTGATAAGGACGCTACCCTTACCACCAATTATTTAACATACAATACAGCAACCCGAATTGGTACCTACACCAATGGAGGCAAGCTGATTAATAAAGATAACGTGCTTACCAGTAAAAACGGGTATTACTTTGCGCTCTCGCGCGATTCGTACTTCAGGTATGATGTGGTTTTAACTACGGTTGATGCCATTATTAAAACCGATACCATGAAATATAATACGGGCACCCGTACAGCTTTTTTTTACGGGCCAACCAATATTTACGGTAAAAAAGATAAAGATACTTTGTACACCGAAAACGGCTTGTATAATACCGTTACCGAGCAGGCTTTTTTTGGCAAAAAAAATCATTATAAACAGGGTACCAAATCATTAAAGGGCGATAGTTTATTTTATGATAAGCTAAAAGGATATGGTCGCGCGGTTAAAAACATCACCTTTACCGATAGGGAGCAAAAAATAACCATGAAGGGCGATTTGGCTACTTATTTTAAGGCCGATGAACGCACCATTGTTACCCAAAATGCTTACATGGTATTGGTTACCGAGCAAAAGGATACCACCAAAACAGATTCGGTGCCGCCACCGGCGCCTGTTGCCAAAAACAAAGGCAAAGCAATGAAGGCCCCGCCAAACACCATGAAGATAACCAACATGGAAAACCTGGCCAGCAATATTAAACCCAATGGTTTGGTTTCAAAAAAAGATTCGGCCCGGTTAGATTCCGTGGTACGTAAAATGGCGGTGCCCAATAAAACGGTTACGCCAGATCAGATAAAGAATGTTAGCGACCTGGTAAACATGGCAGGGCAAATAAAACCCAACCTGACAAAAAAAGATTCGGCTAAAGCAGATTCGGTGATAAAGAAAGCCTCGGCACAGGTTAAAAATGTTAATCCCGGCGATGCCAAAAAACAGCTGAACAACCTTGCGCAGGTAGCTGCTGCCATTAAACCCGGCAGTAAAGCCGTAAAGGGCTTACCGTTGCCTAAAGACACTGCAAAAGCCGGTAAGGTGAAGGTAGATTCGGTTTTCATGACTGCGGATACGCTGGAAACCCAGATATTGACCTATAAAGACATGAAGATATACCAGGAAAAGCAACGCCTGGCTTATTCCTATGTTCGGGATACATCAGCGGCTGCCCGTAAACAGATCATTGAAAATAAAAAAAATGATAAAAAACTGGTTGCCCGCCGGCTATCCATTCCGCGCGATACTACCTATCGTCATAGCGATTTCTTCGGCCATCCTAAAATAAAGGTCGATTCGGCACAGATAAAAAAAGATAAGCTATCGGCCATTCGCAAAGCCAGACAGGATAGTGTGCGCCGGGAGGAATTGAAGAGAGACCCCGTGTTTGCCCAGCGCGAAATTAATTTGAAGGATACCGCCCGCGTGAGGATGGTTATTGCCCACCACCACGCCAAATTGTTTAAATCGGATTTACAGGGCAAGGCCGATTCGATTTTTTATAGCAATGCCGATTCAACCATCCGTTGTTATGTACAGCCTATGTTTTGGACGCAAGGCTCGCAGCTATCGGGCGATACCATTTACGTGCAGATGCGGAACAAAAAGATGGATAATATGGAACTGTTCCCTTCGGCATTTGTGGTAAACCTGGAAAAAGACGATTCGTTACATTTTAACCAGATGGGCGGCAAAAAAATGCGTGGTTTCTTTAAAAACGACAAGCTGGATAGATTATACACGGTTGGAAATGCCGAAAGTATTTACTTTAAACGCGACAGCGCCACCAATACCGTTGAAGGGATAGAACGATCATTAAGCAGCCGCATGGTGGTATCATTTAAAAACAGCAAGGTTGCCAATATACGCCTGCTTACCAAGCCAGAAAACAAATACCTGCCACTGAAAAAGGTGGTTGATGATGATAAGATATTGAAGGGCTTTATTTGGAAGCCGAAGGACAGGCCCGTATCTAAAGAGTCCATCATTCAATCGCACCGTAAAACACCGGCGAAGGCGGCCGGAAATAAGGCTAATGTAAAGAGCAAGCCGGCTAATGTAAAAGGCCCGGTGCCGCTCAAAGGGGCGCCTCTAGATAGTTTGAAAAAGCAATTGACAACCGGGAAGGATAGCTTGCTAAAGACGGATACCTCCAGGGCTAAAGGCATTAAAGCAGGTAAGGATAGCATTAAAACCCCTGCGGTAGCAAAACCTGCTACACCAGTTAAGGATATTAAGGATACGGTTAAAACACCCGCAGCGAATTAG